The Flavobacterium jumunjinense genome includes a region encoding these proteins:
- a CDS encoding efflux RND transporter permease subunit: MLNKIIKYFLENRLVTVLILMVLILWGISAAPFNWKIPFLPSDSVGVDAIPDIGENQQIVFTQWQGRSPQDIEDQISYPLTTYLLGIPGVKSIRSNSIFGFSSIYIIFDDDIEFYWSRSRILEKLNSLPNSLLPENVKPSLGPDATALGQVYWYTVEGRDKDGNPTGGWDLQEIRTAQDFYIKYGLNAVKGVSEVASIGGFVKEYQIDVNPDALKAYNISLMQVMTAVQKSNKDVGAKTIEINQAEYLVRGLGYVKKVEDIELAVVAVKDNVPIRVKDIAVVSLGPSTRRGILDKGGAEAVGGVVIARYGSNPLEVINGVKSKISEIASGLPKKTLANGVVSQLTIIPFYDRTELIQETIGTLETALSHEVLISIIVVLLLVFNLRASLIISSLLPVGVLMTFIVMRYSGVDANVVALSGIAIAIGVMVDVGVVFVENIIRHLEMPKNKGVKGKQLMQVIYEGTTEVASAITTALATTVVSFIPVFAMESAEGKLFRPLAFTKTFALLGAFVLGIVVLPSLANYLLGIDFDKKRVKRFWSYVFISGGIILSIYFKIWLPLGLVLMGLYDLFNHKIPEKFQPYTKHFNLVIVVFIVSFFLTEEWMPLGPQISVIGNYLFVIFLLGIIIGALLYIVSSYERVLRWCLENKGKFMLLPIMTLFFGVLVWIGFDSTFGIVAKGFDKLGFNIRNSKVWSVPSHTFPGIGSEFMPTLNEGSYLLMPTSMPHAGVEQNRKVVGQLDMILNHIPEVDMAVGKLGRVESALDPAPISMYENIINYKPEFILDADGHRMRFKTDKKGRFITKSGDSITHDDALKQAISIKNLIPDDDGTFYRNWRDIIQSPDDIWNEIVKASKIPGVTSAPKLQPIETRLVMLQTGMRAPMGIKVFGPDLKTIEEFGLELEAIIKEVPSVKKEAVFADRIVGKPYLHLNIDREKISRFGLNVEYIQQTIETAIGGMKISSTVEGRERYPIRVRYPRELRDSPEALSKILVATPTGAQIPLGQLVQFEYKKGPQAIKSEDTFLVGFVLFDKNDNYAEVDVVNDAQKAIQTKIDSGELIVPQGVNYKFSGSYENQIRAMKRLSIVIPICLVVIFLLLYFQFKTVIASSIHFSGVFVAFAGGFIMLWLYGQDWFMNFAVSGVNMRDLFKMHSINLSVAVWVGFIALFGIATDDGVIMGSYIHQVFKEKDPQTVSEVRDAVVEAGKMRVRPAVMTTATTIIALLPVLTSTGKGSDIMIPMAIPTFGGMTIQIMTMFIVPVLQAYWRETVIKNKEKRNA, from the coding sequence ATGTTAAATAAAATAATAAAATATTTCCTAGAAAATAGATTAGTAACCGTTCTTATTCTTATGGTTCTAATTTTATGGGGTATTTCCGCAGCTCCGTTTAATTGGAAAATACCATTCCTTCCTTCTGATTCAGTTGGGGTTGATGCTATTCCAGATATTGGAGAAAATCAACAAATTGTTTTTACTCAATGGCAAGGTAGATCGCCACAGGATATTGAAGACCAAATTTCTTATCCATTAACTACTTATTTATTAGGTATTCCAGGTGTAAAATCGATTAGAAGTAATTCCATTTTTGGTTTTTCAAGTATTTACATAATCTTCGATGATGATATTGAATTTTACTGGTCTAGATCCAGAATACTTGAAAAATTAAACTCATTACCTAACAGTTTATTACCTGAAAATGTAAAACCATCACTTGGTCCAGATGCAACCGCTTTAGGGCAAGTATATTGGTACACAGTTGAAGGTAGAGATAAAGATGGCAACCCAACTGGTGGATGGGATTTACAAGAAATAAGAACTGCACAAGATTTCTATATTAAATATGGCTTAAACGCTGTTAAAGGAGTTTCAGAAGTAGCATCTATTGGAGGCTTTGTTAAAGAATACCAAATTGATGTCAATCCAGATGCATTAAAAGCTTACAATATTAGTTTGATGCAAGTAATGACTGCAGTGCAAAAATCAAATAAAGATGTTGGTGCAAAAACAATTGAAATCAACCAAGCCGAATATTTAGTTAGAGGTTTAGGTTATGTAAAAAAAGTAGAAGACATTGAACTCGCTGTTGTGGCAGTAAAAGATAATGTGCCAATTCGAGTAAAAGATATTGCTGTTGTTAGTTTAGGACCGTCAACTAGAAGAGGGATTTTAGATAAAGGTGGAGCTGAAGCTGTTGGAGGTGTTGTTATTGCTCGTTATGGTTCTAATCCATTAGAAGTAATTAATGGAGTAAAATCTAAAATCAGTGAAATTGCATCTGGTTTACCAAAAAAGACATTAGCTAATGGAGTAGTTAGTCAATTAACTATTATTCCTTTTTACGATCGTACAGAATTGATTCAAGAAACAATAGGTACATTAGAAACAGCGCTTTCTCATGAAGTTTTAATTAGTATAATTGTTGTTTTACTTTTAGTTTTTAATTTAAGAGCATCTTTAATTATCTCCAGTTTATTACCAGTTGGTGTATTAATGACTTTTATTGTCATGCGTTATTCTGGGGTAGACGCGAATGTTGTTGCGCTATCCGGTATTGCTATTGCTATTGGTGTCATGGTAGATGTTGGAGTCGTCTTTGTCGAAAATATTATTCGACATCTCGAAATGCCCAAGAATAAAGGAGTAAAAGGAAAACAATTAATGCAAGTAATTTATGAAGGAACTACTGAAGTTGCTTCTGCAATAACTACAGCTTTAGCAACAACGGTTGTTAGTTTTATTCCTGTTTTCGCGATGGAATCTGCTGAAGGTAAATTATTTAGACCTTTAGCATTCACAAAGACTTTTGCACTGTTAGGAGCTTTTGTATTAGGAATTGTAGTACTTCCTTCTTTAGCTAACTATTTATTAGGAATTGATTTCGATAAAAAAAGAGTAAAACGTTTTTGGTCGTATGTATTTATTTCTGGTGGTATAATATTAAGTATTTATTTTAAAATTTGGCTTCCTTTAGGATTAGTCTTAATGGGACTATATGACTTGTTTAATCATAAAATTCCTGAAAAATTCCAACCTTATACAAAGCATTTCAACTTAGTTATAGTTGTATTCATTGTTTCTTTTTTCTTAACAGAAGAATGGATGCCTTTAGGCCCACAAATAAGTGTGATAGGTAATTATCTTTTTGTGATTTTTCTGTTAGGAATAATAATAGGTGCACTTTTATATATAGTCAGTTCTTATGAAAGAGTACTGCGTTGGTGTTTAGAAAACAAAGGTAAATTCATGTTATTACCAATAATGACATTGTTTTTTGGCGTTTTAGTATGGATAGGTTTTGATAGTACTTTTGGAATTGTGGCAAAAGGGTTTGATAAATTAGGTTTTAATATTAGAAATTCTAAAGTTTGGTCTGTTCCATCACACACTTTCCCAGGAATAGGTTCCGAATTTATGCCAACGCTTAACGAAGGAAGTTATTTGTTAATGCCAACATCTATGCCTCATGCTGGTGTAGAACAAAATAGAAAAGTAGTTGGGCAACTCGATATGATTCTAAATCATATTCCCGAAGTCGATATGGCTGTTGGTAAATTAGGTCGTGTAGAAAGTGCTTTAGATCCTGCTCCTATTTCTATGTATGAAAATATTATCAATTATAAACCAGAATTCATCTTAGATGCTGATGGGCATCGTATGCGATTTAAGACGGATAAAAAGGGTCGTTTTATTACTAAATCCGGTGATAGTATTACACACGATGATGCTTTAAAACAAGCCATTTCTATTAAGAATCTTATTCCAGATGATGATGGTACTTTCTATAGAAATTGGCGAGATATAATTCAATCACCTGATGATATTTGGAACGAAATTGTAAAAGCTTCAAAAATACCAGGAGTTACTTCTGCTCCAAAATTACAGCCTATAGAAACACGGTTAGTGATGCTTCAAACAGGAATGCGAGCACCAATGGGAATAAAAGTTTTTGGACCCGATTTAAAAACAATTGAAGAATTCGGTTTAGAATTGGAAGCCATTATTAAAGAAGTACCTTCCGTTAAAAAAGAAGCTGTTTTTGCAGATAGAATTGTAGGGAAACCTTATTTACATTTAAACATTGACAGAGAAAAGATTTCTCGATTTGGCTTAAATGTAGAATATATCCAACAAACAATAGAAACAGCAATTGGAGGAATGAAAATTTCTTCAACGGTTGAAGGTAGAGAACGATATCCAATACGTGTTCGTTATCCTCGAGAATTACGAGATAGCCCTGAAGCACTAAGTAAAATATTAGTTGCTACACCTACAGGGGCACAAATCCCGCTAGGGCAATTGGTTCAGTTTGAATACAAAAAAGGACCTCAAGCAATTAAGAGTGAGGATACTTTTTTGGTTGGTTTTGTACTTTTTGATAAAAATGATAATTATGCTGAGGTCGATGTAGTGAATGATGCACAAAAAGCTATTCAAACCAAAATTGATTCGGGCGAATTAATAGTTCCACAAGGGGTTAATTACAAATTTTCAGGAAGTTATGAAAATCAAATTAGAGCCATGAAAAGGCTTTCAATTGTAATTCCTATATGTTTAGTAGTAATCTTTTTGTTACTCTACTTCCAATTCAAAACTGTTATTGCATCATCAATCCATTTCTCTGGTGTATTTGTTGCTTTTGCAGGTGGATTTATAATGCTTTGGTTATACGGACAAGACTGGTTTATGAATTTTGCTGTTTCCGGAGTAAATATGCGGGACTTATTTAAAATGCATTCTATTAATTTAAGTGTAGCAGTTTGGGTAGGTTTCATTGCCTTGTTTGGAATCGCAACCGATGATGGGGTAATTATGGGTTCTTACATTCATCAAGTTTTTAAAGAAAAAGACCCACAAACGGTATCTGAAGTTCGTGATGCTGTAGTTGAAGCTGGAAAAATGAGAGTGAGACCAGCAGTTATGACAACAGCTACAACAATCATTGCATTACTTCCCGTTTTAACCTCAACAGGAAAAGGTTCAGACATTATGATTCCAATGGCTATACCAACTTTTGGAGGAATGACCATTCAAATTATGACCATGTTTATTGTGCCTGTTTTACAAGCATATTGGAGAGAAACAGTAATTAAAAATAAAGAAAAAAGAAATGCGTAA
- a CDS encoding heavy metal translocating P-type ATPase, with product MTHTYHIKGMTCSGCENKVQTDLAKTKNITHVKVSKENSEAIIEMSKHVELSVLQESLGGKDSKYQISLPNSNPKGEEKSSCCTTNSKSHNPIHQKQNHPAGKYYCPMHCEGDKVYDKAGDCPVCGMDLVQQPTLVQNTQYTCPMHPEVVQDKPGSCPKCGMDLVPMEPTESEEDITYQKLWHKMKIALLFSIPVFVITMSDMLPNNPLYKLMDLQYWNWIQFILTIPVVFYACWMFFERAWKSIVNWNLNMFTLIGIGTGVAFVFSIIGLLFPFVFPDEFKTSEGTVHLYFEATAVVLTLVLLGQLLEAKAHSRTSGAIKELLKLAPTEATLVIDGEEKVISIHDINKGDIIRVKPGEKIPVDGIITKGNSTIDESMITGEPIPVDKKTADKVSSGTINGTKSFLMLAEKVGSETLLSQIVQMVSDASRSRAPIQNLVDKISKYFVPIVVFISVITFFVWWIFGPEPKLVYGFINAIAVLIIACPCALGLATPMSVMVGVGKGAKSGVLIKNAEVLEKMDKIDVLITDKTGTLTEGKPSVEKIVVKDVDENIVLGKIASLNQNSEHPLATAVVTFAKSKNTEFYKVDNFDSVTGKGVIGYIDNLKVSLGNKKLLEQEGIQDFSDIEQEVIAEQKLGKTVSYIAIDKKVVGYITITDAIKKSSLEAINELKRQGVQVIMLTGDNENTAKAVASELNLTDFKASCLPQDKLEYIKALQTKGKIVAMAGDGINDAPALAQSDIGIAMGTGTDAAIESAKITLVKGDLQGIVKAKNLSHAVMKNIKQNLFFAFIYNSVGVPVAAGVLFPFFGLLLSPMIAALAMSFSSVSVIVNALRLRTVKI from the coding sequence ATGACACATACATATCACATAAAAGGAATGACTTGTTCTGGTTGTGAAAATAAAGTACAAACAGACTTAGCGAAGACAAAAAACATTACACATGTAAAAGTTTCGAAAGAAAATAGCGAAGCAATAATTGAAATGTCAAAACATGTAGAACTTTCAGTTTTACAAGAATCATTAGGAGGAAAAGACAGTAAATATCAAATTTCATTACCCAATTCCAATCCCAAAGGAGAAGAAAAATCAAGTTGTTGTACAACTAACAGTAAGTCTCATAATCCCATTCATCAAAAACAAAACCATCCTGCTGGAAAGTATTATTGCCCAATGCATTGTGAAGGCGATAAAGTATATGATAAGGCAGGTGACTGTCCTGTTTGTGGAATGGATTTAGTGCAACAACCAACATTAGTTCAAAATACACAATACACTTGTCCAATGCATCCAGAAGTTGTTCAAGACAAACCTGGAAGTTGCCCAAAATGTGGAATGGATTTAGTGCCAATGGAACCAACCGAATCTGAAGAAGATATAACGTATCAAAAGCTATGGCATAAAATGAAAATTGCCCTACTATTCAGTATTCCTGTTTTTGTTATTACCATGTCTGATATGTTACCAAACAATCCGTTATATAAACTAATGGATTTGCAATATTGGAATTGGATTCAATTTATATTAACTATTCCAGTTGTTTTTTATGCTTGTTGGATGTTTTTTGAAAGAGCTTGGAAATCAATTGTAAATTGGAATTTAAACATGTTTACTTTAATTGGTATTGGAACAGGAGTTGCTTTTGTTTTTAGTATCATTGGATTATTATTTCCATTTGTTTTTCCAGACGAATTCAAAACTTCCGAAGGTACCGTTCATTTGTATTTTGAAGCTACAGCTGTAGTTTTAACATTGGTTTTATTAGGACAACTGTTAGAAGCTAAAGCACACAGTAGAACTAGTGGAGCTATTAAAGAGCTATTGAAATTAGCACCAACTGAAGCTACATTAGTAATTGATGGCGAAGAAAAAGTAATTTCCATTCATGATATTAATAAAGGAGATATTATTCGTGTTAAACCAGGTGAAAAAATACCTGTAGATGGAATTATTACAAAAGGTAATAGTACTATAGATGAATCGATGATTACTGGAGAACCTATTCCTGTTGATAAAAAAACAGCCGATAAAGTAAGTTCTGGAACAATCAACGGAACAAAATCTTTTTTAATGCTAGCTGAAAAAGTAGGTTCAGAAACTTTATTATCTCAAATAGTTCAAATGGTTTCAGATGCTAGTCGTTCTCGTGCACCAATTCAAAATTTAGTAGATAAAATTTCTAAATATTTTGTACCAATAGTAGTATTCATTTCTGTAATTACATTTTTTGTTTGGTGGATTTTTGGACCAGAACCCAAGTTAGTTTACGGTTTTATAAATGCTATTGCTGTATTAATTATTGCTTGTCCATGTGCTCTAGGTTTAGCTACACCAATGTCAGTTATGGTTGGAGTTGGTAAAGGAGCAAAATCAGGTGTGTTAATTAAGAATGCGGAAGTCCTTGAAAAAATGGATAAAATAGATGTTTTAATTACGGATAAAACAGGAACTTTAACCGAAGGAAAACCGTCAGTTGAAAAAATCGTAGTAAAAGATGTAGATGAAAATATAGTTTTAGGAAAAATAGCATCTCTAAATCAAAATAGCGAACATCCATTAGCAACGGCAGTAGTTACTTTTGCAAAATCTAAAAATACTGAATTTTATAAAGTTGATAACTTTGATTCTGTAACAGGAAAAGGAGTTATAGGATATATTGACAATTTAAAAGTAAGTTTAGGAAATAAGAAATTATTAGAACAAGAAGGAATTCAGGATTTTTCAGATATAGAACAAGAAGTAATTGCAGAACAAAAGTTAGGAAAAACGGTTTCTTATATTGCTATCGACAAAAAAGTAGTAGGTTATATCACAATTACAGATGCGATAAAAAAATCTAGTTTAGAAGCTATTAACGAGTTAAAGCGTCAGGGAGTTCAAGTCATTATGCTAACGGGTGATAATGAAAACACAGCAAAAGCAGTAGCTTCTGAACTAAACTTAACCGATTTTAAAGCAAGTTGTTTGCCACAAGATAAATTAGAATATATTAAAGCGCTACAAACTAAAGGTAAAATAGTTGCGATGGCTGGTGACGGAATTAATGACGCACCTGCATTAGCACAATCGGATATTGGAATAGCAATGGGAACAGGCACTGATGCGGCTATTGAAAGTGCTAAAATTACTTTAGTAAAAGGAGATTTACAAGGAATTGTAAAAGCTAAGAATTTGAGTCATGCTGTAATGAAAAATATCAAGCAGAATCTATTTTTTGCCTTCATTTATAATTCTGTTGGTGTTCCTGTTGCAGCAGGTGTTTTGTTTCCTTTCTTTGGACTGTTATTGTCACCTATGATTGCAGCACTAGCTATGAGCTTTAGTTCGGTTTCTGTAATCGTAAATGCATTGCGATTACGAACAGTAAAGATATAA
- a CDS encoding TolC family protein — MRKILILSILFFAYNVEGQSINDYYTIAAENNPELKAKYKEFEAAMQKIPQVSSLPDPNLSMGYFISPVETRLGPQNMRFSLSQMFPWFGTLKAQKNATTLMAESKYQAFLNAKNQLYSQVATVYYPLYELLKLKDIEQENIKILESYKNIATSKFENGKGSLVDVLRVDIMLKDAQANLEILTKKEPALTSWLNSILNRKYNEKIVISKDLQIMELPIEYRKDSIASNPILQELELKKQASEVATEVARKQGLPKLGLGLDYVLVGKGMNNFPDSGKDIIMPMVSVSLPIFRKKYNAATKEAKLMQESYSFQKEAYENKLNGTYYKLVFELEKERDLLKLYEGQVLTLSKSLNLLFAYYSNANKDFEEVLRMQQELLKYQKMQLSSTSTFYIKLAELDYLTAKQF; from the coding sequence ATGCGTAAAATACTAATACTATCAATTCTATTTTTTGCTTATAATGTTGAAGGGCAATCTATAAACGACTATTATACTATTGCTGCGGAAAATAATCCGGAATTAAAAGCGAAGTATAAGGAGTTTGAAGCAGCCATGCAAAAAATACCACAAGTGAGTTCTTTACCAGATCCTAATCTTTCTATGGGTTATTTTATTTCACCAGTAGAAACAAGGCTTGGGCCTCAAAACATGCGATTTTCGCTTTCGCAAATGTTTCCTTGGTTTGGTACTTTAAAGGCTCAAAAAAATGCTACAACCCTAATGGCTGAAAGCAAATATCAAGCATTTTTAAATGCTAAAAATCAATTGTATTCTCAAGTTGCTACGGTTTATTACCCTTTGTATGAGCTACTAAAATTAAAAGACATTGAACAAGAAAATATCAAAATTCTAGAATCATACAAAAATATTGCCACTTCAAAATTTGAAAACGGTAAAGGAAGTTTAGTTGATGTTTTGCGTGTAGATATCATGTTAAAAGATGCCCAAGCTAATTTAGAAATTTTAACTAAAAAAGAACCCGCATTAACATCTTGGTTGAATAGTATTCTAAATAGAAAGTACAATGAAAAAATTGTTATTTCTAAAGATTTGCAAATTATGGAATTACCAATCGAATACCGCAAAGATTCAATAGCCTCTAATCCAATATTACAAGAATTGGAATTAAAAAAACAAGCTTCAGAAGTTGCCACTGAAGTTGCCAGAAAACAAGGTTTACCTAAATTAGGTCTTGGTTTAGATTATGTTTTAGTAGGGAAAGGAATGAATAACTTCCCAGATTCGGGTAAAGATATTATCATGCCAATGGTTTCTGTTAGTTTGCCAATTTTCAGAAAAAAATACAATGCAGCAACGAAAGAAGCAAAACTAATGCAAGAGAGTTATTCTTTTCAAAAAGAAGCGTATGAAAACAAATTAAACGGTACATACTATAAACTTGTTTTTGAATTGGAGAAAGAGCGTGATTTGTTAAAATTATATGAAGGTCAAGTACTAACACTCTCCAAAAGTTTGAATCTATTATTTGCCTATTACAGTAATGCAAATAAGGACTTTGAAGAAGTATTACGCATGCAACAAGAACTTTTAAAGTATCAAAAAATGCAATTGTCAAGCACTAGTACTTTTTATATAAAATTAGCTGAATTGGATTATTTAACAGCAAAACAATTTTAA
- a CDS encoding efflux RND transporter periplasmic adaptor subunit codes for MNIDKKTKILLGLTLVVGILLGALFFGGDSKEEEKTEVTSKTEVWTCSMHPQIRQPEPGDCPICGMDLIPLESGDDSIDPDAISMSESAMIIAGISTYKVGNTDGVKDISLNGKIEVNEKTVYSQSSHIPGRIEKIQVSFVGEYVKKGQVVAYIYSPDLASAQQELLEAYSVKDIQPQLFESVKMKLKNWKVSDATINTIISSGKTQDRFPIYADVSGYIIKKNVELGDYLQKGQTLYDVADLSTVWVLFEIYESDMSWVKKGDKINYTVASFPGETFSGTIAFIDPFINPITRIAKARVEVANVGLKFKPEMFVSGTLKTKIGGNKATLSVPKSAVMWTGKRSIVYIKNETDKGITFKLREVTLGPLLGNDYIIEEGLEIGEEIVANGTFNVDAAAQLAGKPSMMNIDGGRVSTGHNHGDATMVMSDDKKVVLKEDKTTISNEARKSLQPLYLNYFEFKDALTKDDFNSAKKALLAFEKSLNKINMSLFKKESHNAWMNYQTELKKQALHTTHVKNIKELRMSFEPMSNVMIAMTKAFNPLNETVYVQFCPMANSDKGANWLSKENKVVNPYFGISMLKCGEVKETIKNIK; via the coding sequence ATGAACATAGATAAAAAAACTAAAATATTACTAGGACTTACATTAGTTGTAGGTATTCTATTAGGCGCATTGTTTTTTGGAGGAGACTCTAAAGAAGAAGAAAAAACAGAAGTCACTTCAAAAACAGAAGTTTGGACGTGTTCCATGCACCCACAAATTAGACAACCAGAACCAGGAGATTGTCCTATCTGTGGAATGGATTTAATTCCATTGGAATCTGGAGATGACAGTATTGATCCCGATGCAATTAGTATGTCTGAATCAGCTATGATTATTGCTGGAATCTCCACTTATAAAGTTGGGAATACTGATGGTGTAAAAGATATTTCACTCAACGGGAAAATTGAAGTAAATGAGAAAACAGTTTATAGTCAATCTTCGCACATACCTGGTCGTATTGAAAAAATTCAGGTTTCTTTTGTTGGTGAATATGTAAAAAAAGGGCAAGTGGTTGCTTATATATATTCTCCAGATTTAGCGAGTGCACAACAAGAGCTTCTTGAAGCTTATAGTGTAAAAGATATTCAACCACAATTATTCGAATCGGTAAAAATGAAATTAAAAAACTGGAAAGTTTCGGATGCTACTATTAATACTATTATTTCTTCAGGGAAAACACAAGATAGATTTCCTATTTATGCTGATGTTTCAGGATACATTATTAAGAAAAATGTGGAATTAGGTGATTATCTTCAAAAAGGACAAACATTATATGATGTTGCAGATTTATCAACAGTTTGGGTACTTTTTGAAATTTACGAATCAGATATGAGTTGGGTTAAAAAAGGCGATAAAATAAACTATACTGTTGCCTCTTTTCCAGGAGAAACATTTTCAGGAACAATTGCATTTATTGACCCATTTATAAATCCAATAACACGAATTGCAAAGGCAAGAGTTGAGGTAGCTAACGTTGGGCTAAAATTCAAGCCAGAGATGTTTGTGTCAGGTACTTTAAAAACTAAAATAGGTGGAAATAAAGCAACATTAAGTGTTCCTAAATCGGCTGTGATGTGGACAGGAAAACGCTCCATTGTGTATATTAAAAATGAAACGGATAAAGGAATAACATTCAAATTGCGCGAAGTTACATTAGGACCACTTTTAGGGAATGATTACATAATTGAAGAAGGTTTAGAAATTGGTGAAGAAATAGTAGCTAATGGTACTTTTAATGTAGATGCTGCTGCACAATTAGCAGGAAAACCAAGCATGATGAATATTGATGGTGGCAGAGTAAGCACAGGTCATAATCATGGAGATGCAACAATGGTAATGAGTGATGATAAAAAAGTAGTGTTAAAAGAAGATAAAACCACTATTAGTAATGAAGCTAGGAAAAGCTTACAACCCTTATATCTAAATTATTTTGAATTTAAAGATGCCTTAACAAAAGATGATTTTAATTCCGCTAAAAAAGCACTTTTAGCATTTGAAAAATCTTTGAATAAAATAAACATGAGCCTATTTAAAAAGGAATCTCATAACGCATGGATGAATTATCAAACAGAGCTGAAAAAACAGGCACTTCATACTACACATGTAAAGAACATTAAAGAATTAAGAATGTCTTTTGAACCAATGTCTAATGTAATGATAGCTATGACAAAAGCATTTAATCCTTTAAATGAAACTGTTTATGTTCAATTTTGCCCTATGGCAAACAGTGATAAAGGTGCAAATTGGTTAAGTAAAGAAAATAAAGTAGTTAATCCTTATTTTGGTATATCCATGTTAAAATGTGGTGAAGTAAAAGAAACAATTAAAAATATTAAATAA
- a CDS encoding helix-turn-helix domain-containing protein → MIKLYIKNMVCSRCILVVKSELEKFGLNYLSVELGEVNLQNELPQDDKIEISKQLEVLGFEILDDANSKTIEKIKNILIDLIQNKNNDIRITISDYLKKKLHQDYSKLSNLFSEVEGISIEKYLINLKVEKVKELIVYNELTLSEIANLLHYSSSAHLSNQFKKVTGFSPSYFKKLKGNKRIQLDQL, encoded by the coding sequence ATGATAAAGTTATACATCAAAAATATGGTTTGTAGCCGATGTATTTTAGTAGTTAAGTCTGAGTTGGAAAAATTCGGACTTAACTATCTATCTGTTGAGTTAGGTGAAGTTAACCTCCAAAACGAATTACCTCAAGATGATAAAATAGAAATTTCCAAACAGCTTGAAGTTTTAGGATTTGAAATTTTAGACGATGCCAATAGTAAAACAATTGAAAAAATTAAAAATATTCTCATTGATTTAATTCAAAATAAGAATAACGATATAAGAATAACGATTTCAGATTATCTTAAAAAAAAATTACATCAAGATTATAGTAAACTCAGTAATTTATTTTCTGAAGTAGAAGGTATTAGTATTGAAAAATATTTAATTAATCTAAAAGTCGAAAAAGTAAAAGAACTAATAGTTTATAACGAACTAACTCTTTCTGAAATTGCAAATTTATTACATTATAGCAGTAGTGCACATTTAAGTAATCAGTTTAAAAAAGTAACTGGTTTTTCGCCTTCTTACTTTAAAAAACTGAAAGGAAATAAAAGAATTCAACTCGATCAATTATAA